In Candidatus Binataceae bacterium, one DNA window encodes the following:
- the hypD gene encoding hydrogenase formation protein HypD codes for MKYVDEYREARAARRFARAIARVTTRPWQIMEVCGGQTHAIVRFGIDQMLPREITLIHGPGCPVCVTPLETVDKAIAIAARAGVIFCSFGDMLRVPGSERDLLGVKAGGGDVRVIYSPLDALALAEANPDREVVFFAVGFETTAPANAMAVYEARRRGLRNFLVLVSQVIVPPAIAAILSGPDSRVNGLLAAGHVCTIMGMDEYVPIAERYGVPIVVTGFEPVDVLQGVYMCVRQLEQGSARVENQYSRSARTDGNREARRIIGEVFEVVPRKWRGIGEIDSSGLGLRAEYADFDAELRFGVGTLSAEESAECLSGLILQGLKKPPECPAFGTRCTPERPLGATMVSSEGACAAYFRYRRTVMASGRAGALKTSVV; via the coding sequence GTGAAGTACGTTGACGAATATCGCGAGGCGCGCGCCGCGCGGCGTTTCGCGCGCGCCATCGCGCGCGTCACGACACGCCCGTGGCAAATCATGGAAGTGTGCGGCGGCCAGACCCATGCGATCGTAAGGTTCGGGATCGATCAGATGCTGCCGCGGGAAATTACGCTGATCCACGGTCCCGGATGCCCGGTATGTGTGACGCCGCTGGAAACCGTGGACAAAGCTATCGCAATCGCGGCGCGCGCCGGCGTGATCTTCTGCTCGTTCGGCGACATGCTGCGCGTGCCTGGGTCGGAACGCGATCTGCTCGGCGTCAAGGCCGGCGGCGGCGATGTGCGCGTGATCTATTCACCGCTCGACGCGCTCGCGCTGGCAGAGGCAAACCCGGATCGCGAAGTGGTGTTCTTCGCGGTCGGGTTCGAGACCACTGCGCCCGCGAATGCGATGGCCGTGTACGAGGCAAGGCGCCGCGGGCTCCGCAATTTCCTTGTCCTGGTCTCGCAGGTGATCGTGCCGCCGGCGATCGCGGCGATTTTGTCAGGACCGGACAGCAGAGTGAACGGACTCCTCGCCGCCGGCCACGTCTGTACCATCATGGGGATGGACGAATACGTTCCGATCGCCGAGCGCTACGGCGTGCCGATCGTCGTCACCGGTTTTGAACCTGTGGACGTCCTGCAGGGCGTTTACATGTGCGTTCGGCAACTCGAACAAGGCTCAGCGCGCGTCGAGAACCAGTACAGCCGTTCGGCGCGGACGGACGGCAATCGGGAGGCGCGCAGGATCATTGGCGAAGTGTTCGAAGTGGTGCCGCGGAAATGGCGCGGCATCGGCGAAATCGACTCAAGCGGGCTCGGCCTTCGTGCCGAATATGCGGACTTCGATGCCGAACTGCGATTCGGCGTGGGCACGCTGAGCGCCGAGGAGTCGGCTGAATGCTTGAGCGGGCTCATCCTGCAGGGTTTGAAAAAGCCGCCGGAATGTCCGGCGTTCGGCACCCGATGCACGCCCGAACGGCCCCTCGGGGCGACCATGGTCTCCTCGGAAGGCGCGTGCGCTGCGTATTTCCGTTATCGGCGAACAGTGATGGCCAGCGGCCGCGCGGGCGCGCTTAAGACGAGCGTGGTGTGA
- a CDS encoding HypC/HybG/HupF family hydrogenase formation chaperone, protein MCLGIPGKVLSIERGDLPRARIDFGGIIKDACLAFVPEAAPGDYVIVHAGFAISRIDEAEARRVFEELDRMEEIAESKEPRG, encoded by the coding sequence ATGTGCCTGGGAATCCCCGGTAAAGTGCTGAGCATCGAGCGCGGCGATCTTCCACGCGCGCGAATCGACTTTGGCGGTATCATCAAGGACGCCTGCCTCGCGTTCGTGCCGGAGGCCGCGCCCGGCGACTACGTGATCGTGCATGCCGGCTTCGCCATCAGCCGCATCGATGAGGCGGAGGCGCGCCGCGTTTTCGAAGAACTTGATCGGATGGAAGAAATCGCCGAATCCAAGGAGCCGCGCGGGTGA
- the hypE gene encoding hydrogenase expression/formation protein HypE — translation MSRDFRLSCPLPNQLPETIQLAHGGGGRMMRSLLERLFLPAFANQWLDARHDSAVMRIGAERIAFTTDTYVVSPLFFPGGDIGKLAVFGTVNDLAMAGARPLYLSAGFILEEGLPLAMLEIIVASMREAAAAAGVELVTGDTKVVDRGKGDAVFINTAGIGAAADVEISPRRVQPGDVIILSGDVGRHGIAIMSVRKGLSFETALESDCAPLWQPVSALLQKGVDVHCMRDLTRGGLASALNEIALDAGVAIAIDESAVAVCEPVAAACELLGLDPLYVANEGRFVAFVTAEHADRALDVLSGCTVSAQPRVIGTVGARGDAIVEALGALGNPRILDLLSGEQLPRIC, via the coding sequence ATGTCGAGAGATTTCCGATTGAGCTGTCCGCTGCCAAACCAACTTCCAGAGACAATTCAACTTGCGCATGGCGGCGGCGGACGCATGATGCGCTCGTTGCTCGAGCGGCTGTTCCTGCCCGCCTTCGCAAATCAGTGGCTCGACGCGCGTCACGACAGTGCGGTGATGCGGATCGGCGCGGAACGAATTGCATTCACCACCGACACCTATGTCGTAAGCCCGCTGTTTTTTCCCGGCGGCGACATCGGCAAGCTTGCGGTCTTCGGAACGGTCAACGACCTCGCGATGGCGGGAGCGCGTCCGCTCTATCTTAGCGCCGGCTTCATTCTCGAGGAGGGCCTGCCGCTAGCTATGCTCGAAATTATCGTCGCGTCGATGCGCGAGGCGGCGGCGGCGGCAGGCGTCGAATTGGTAACGGGCGACACCAAGGTCGTCGATCGCGGCAAGGGCGACGCGGTCTTCATCAACACCGCCGGCATCGGCGCGGCCGCGGACGTCGAGATCTCGCCGCGCCGCGTGCAGCCCGGCGACGTAATCATCCTGAGCGGCGACGTCGGCCGGCACGGGATTGCGATCATGTCGGTGCGCAAGGGGCTGAGCTTCGAAACCGCGCTGGAAAGCGACTGCGCGCCCTTGTGGCAACCCGTCTCCGCCCTGCTGCAGAAAGGCGTCGACGTTCACTGCATGCGCGATCTGACGCGCGGCGGTCTCGCCTCTGCGCTCAACGAGATCGCGTTAGACGCGGGAGTCGCGATCGCGATCGATGAAAGTGCGGTTGCGGTGTGCGAACCGGTGGCGGCAGCGTGCGAACTTCTCGGGCTCGACCCGCTGTACGTGGCGAACGAAGGGCGGTTCGTGGCTTTTGTCACGGCGGAGCATGCCGACCGCGCGCTCGACGTTCTGAGCGGATGCACCGTGAGCGCGCAGCCGCGCGTCATCGGCACAGTCGGCGCTCGCGGAGACGCGATCGTCGAGGCGCTGGGCGCGCTCGGCAACCCCAGGATTCTCGACCTGCTTTCAGGCGAGCAACTGCCGCGAATTTGCTGA